One window of Xanthomonas sp. 10-10 genomic DNA carries:
- a CDS encoding pteridine reductase, which yields MTDSSKVVLITGAGRRIGAQIAATLHAAGYRVALHAHQSADALGARVAELCAQRAGSAQALHADLRLPHAPAQLVAECVDAFGRLDGVVNNASAFYPTALGHATPAQWDELFAVNARAPFFIAQAAATQLRQHRGAIVNLTDLYAQQPMRNHPLYGASKSALEMLTRSLALELAPQVRVNAVAPGAILWPEQGKSADARQALLARTPLARIGTPEEIAEAVRWLLDDASFITGQILHVDGGRQLS from the coding sequence ATGACAGACAGTTCCAAGGTGGTGTTGATCACCGGCGCAGGCCGGCGCATCGGCGCACAGATCGCCGCCACGCTGCACGCCGCCGGCTACCGGGTTGCCCTGCACGCGCATCAGTCCGCCGACGCGCTAGGCGCGCGCGTGGCCGAGCTGTGCGCGCAACGCGCAGGCAGCGCGCAGGCCTTGCACGCGGATCTGCGCCTGCCGCACGCGCCTGCGCAACTGGTGGCCGAGTGCGTCGACGCATTCGGCCGCCTGGATGGCGTGGTCAACAATGCCTCGGCGTTCTATCCCACTGCACTTGGTCACGCCACGCCGGCGCAGTGGGACGAATTGTTCGCGGTCAATGCGCGGGCGCCGTTCTTCATCGCCCAGGCCGCTGCCACGCAATTGCGCCAGCACCGCGGCGCCATCGTCAATCTCACCGACCTGTATGCACAGCAGCCGATGCGCAACCATCCGCTGTACGGCGCCTCCAAGAGCGCGCTGGAGATGCTGACCCGCTCGCTGGCGCTGGAGTTGGCTCCGCAGGTACGCGTCAATGCCGTCGCGCCCGGCGCCATCCTGTGGCCGGAGCAAGGCAAGTCTGCCGACGCCAGGCAGGCGCTGCTCGCCCGCACGCCGTTGGCGCGCATCGGCACGCCGGAAGAGATCGCCGAGGCGGTGCGCTGGTTGCTGGACGACGCCAGCTTCATCACCGGGCAGATCCTGCATGTGGACGGCGGCCGTCAACTCAGCTGA
- a CDS encoding SAM-dependent methyltransferase, with protein MAYSLGVAKGSAILCIVPATGARMHADLPTPDSDALAHSDRLAAHVRAEIQAAGGAIPFSRFMELALYAPGLGYYSAGSSKFGEAGDFVTAPELGPLFAATVSGALAPVLQQLGPQARMLEVGGGSGAFAEVTLKRLLELDALPERYAILEPSADLRERQRERLGRSLIPPVFDLVEWLDGPFPDDWDGVLFANEVIDALPTPRFAIREGEVYEETVVLDAQQRFARGEQPADALLSAAVRHLERYLEQPFADGYRSELLPQLPYWIQAVAGGLKRGAMVFVDYGYPRGEFYRAQREDGTLRAFYRHRMHEDLYRWPGLQDLTASVDFTALAEAGTGAGFELAGYCTQASFLLGNGLDGLLAQADTRTDEVGRMRLREQIKRLTLPSEMGERFQVMGFARDVDIAPAFLAGDLTWRL; from the coding sequence ATGGCGTACTCGCTCGGCGTTGCAAAGGGCTCGGCTATCCTGTGCATTGTCCCCGCAACCGGTGCCCGCATGCACGCCGACCTCCCCACTCCCGATTCGGACGCGCTGGCCCACAGCGACCGACTGGCTGCGCATGTGCGCGCCGAAATCCAGGCCGCCGGCGGTGCGATTCCGTTCTCGCGCTTCATGGAGCTGGCGTTGTATGCGCCGGGTCTTGGTTACTACAGCGCCGGGTCGAGCAAGTTCGGCGAGGCCGGCGACTTCGTCACCGCGCCCGAGCTGGGCCCGTTGTTTGCGGCCACCGTGTCCGGTGCGCTGGCGCCGGTGCTGCAGCAGCTCGGGCCGCAGGCGCGAATGCTGGAAGTGGGCGGCGGCAGCGGCGCATTTGCCGAAGTCACGCTGAAGCGGCTGCTGGAGCTGGACGCGTTGCCCGAGCGCTATGCGATTCTCGAACCCAGCGCAGACCTGCGCGAGCGCCAGCGCGAGCGCCTGGGGCGCAGCCTGATTCCGCCGGTGTTCGATCTGGTCGAATGGCTGGATGGCCCGTTCCCGGACGATTGGGACGGCGTGCTGTTCGCCAACGAGGTGATCGATGCGCTGCCCACGCCGCGCTTTGCGATACGTGAGGGCGAGGTCTACGAGGAAACCGTGGTACTCGATGCGCAGCAGCGGTTTGCGCGTGGCGAGCAGCCGGCCGACGCGTTGTTGAGCGCGGCGGTACGGCATCTGGAGCGCTATCTGGAGCAGCCATTCGCCGATGGCTACCGCTCCGAGCTGCTGCCGCAACTGCCGTACTGGATCCAGGCGGTGGCCGGCGGCCTGAAACGCGGTGCGATGGTGTTTGTGGACTACGGATATCCGCGCGGCGAGTTCTATCGCGCGCAGCGCGAGGACGGCACCTTGCGTGCGTTCTATCGCCATCGCATGCATGAAGACCTGTATCGCTGGCCCGGTCTGCAGGACCTGACGGCGTCGGTGGATTTCACCGCGCTTGCGGAGGCGGGCACCGGTGCCGGCTTCGAACTGGCCGGTTACTGCACGCAGGCCAGTTTCCTGTTGGGCAACGGCCTGGATGGCTTGCTGGCGCAGGCCGATACGCGCACCGATGAAGTAGGGCGCATGCGCCTGCGCGAGCAGATCAAGCGGCTGACCTTGCCCAGCGAGATGGGCGAGCGCTTTCAGGTGATGGGCTTTGCGCGCGATGTGGACATCGCGCCCGCATTTCTGGCCGGCGATCTCACATGGCGGCTGTAA
- a CDS encoding VanZ family protein — protein sequence MAAVTQTLRPFHRPRLWVGLWIAAIVVVIAVCLGPPPEIPELPDNSDKAEHFLTFALLCWGAVQLFATHRAQAVAAIGLVALGIGIEIAQGALTTNRSADPYDALADTLGIVAGLCLAWTPLRFVMLRIDQRLFARR from the coding sequence ATGGCGGCTGTAACGCAGACGCTGCGCCCGTTTCATCGGCCGCGGTTGTGGGTGGGGTTATGGATCGCTGCGATCGTGGTGGTGATTGCAGTCTGCCTGGGGCCGCCGCCGGAGATTCCGGAGCTGCCTGACAACAGCGACAAGGCCGAGCACTTTTTGACCTTCGCACTGTTGTGCTGGGGCGCGGTGCAGTTGTTTGCCACGCACCGCGCGCAGGCGGTTGCGGCCATCGGTCTGGTGGCGTTGGGTATCGGTATCGAGATCGCGCAAGGCGCACTGACGACCAATCGAAGCGCCGACCCCTACGATGCGCTGGCCGACACGCTGGGTATCGTCGCCGGCCTGTGCCTGGCGTGGACGCCGTTGCGTTTTGTGATGTTGCGGATCGACCAGCGCCTGTTTGCGCGGCGTTGA
- a CDS encoding TonB-dependent receptor has translation MKIQILVAAVAAILFAAQARAQSSDSALTLGKVDVHQHGEGQLTAHQVLTSVDVLGADQIEDKNVSYSWELLGQMPGIQLTETRQGAESGKVSFRAFNGEGYLNAIKTLIDGIPSNVNSGNQRFIDMLFPLEISYIEVVRGTNDPRYGLHNIGGNINFGTRQGGNYTDARLTYGSFNTRDGQLAVGRERDGFAQNYFVGVQASDGYREHDNSSKYALGGKWFYGSLDDGMRIGLTARVYHNQADEPGFMTAAEMQADRRSSDLRNRNDGDDRDMRQVGVHMDLKLAEGLFLGTRLYYNRYLDDRQVTFSDLPTGNAPRQRRIWDETQVGMLNTLTWRSSDTLTLEGGVNYEHQDNAYRRERFSYAEPTNFNAAPARIQNDDRHTFDNWGAYVQAIYQPIEALKIVPAYRVDRFDGHTQLPGGVRAPLQRYGTIEQPKLSVVYAFTPTTNVYANWGRSFQVLTGSTAPAYLTAGQLDVRPSTNTGMELGMKFSPFHGSQARIAVWQQDAANEVSNMPATGTTVTLGKTRRRGVDAQINAQLGDRWTLWASHAYQEAKIERDDRDASVSLVGREVAATPRYISNIGVEYRPTAALRLGMQGRAQGDYYLEERNVAGKYGGFATLDLTARYTINPAWSVDLQVRNATGREYAYVWYDSFFWTQAQPMFSPAAGRQLYLGLNMKL, from the coding sequence ATGAAGATCCAGATTCTCGTGGCGGCAGTGGCTGCCATCCTGTTTGCCGCCCAAGCGCGTGCGCAGTCGTCCGATTCGGCGCTGACGCTCGGCAAGGTCGATGTCCACCAACATGGCGAAGGCCAACTCACCGCGCATCAGGTGCTGACCTCGGTGGACGTGCTGGGCGCCGACCAGATCGAAGACAAGAACGTGTCCTATAGCTGGGAGCTGCTCGGGCAGATGCCCGGTATCCAGCTCACCGAAACCCGGCAGGGCGCCGAATCGGGCAAGGTCAGCTTTCGCGCCTTCAACGGCGAGGGTTACCTCAATGCGATCAAGACGCTGATCGACGGCATTCCCAGCAACGTCAACAGCGGCAACCAGCGCTTCATCGACATGCTGTTCCCGCTGGAAATCAGCTACATCGAGGTGGTGCGCGGCACCAATGATCCGCGCTACGGCTTGCACAACATCGGCGGCAACATCAATTTCGGCACGCGCCAGGGCGGCAATTACACCGACGCGCGCCTGACCTACGGCAGCTTCAACACCCGCGATGGGCAGCTGGCCGTGGGCCGCGAACGCGACGGGTTTGCGCAGAACTATTTCGTCGGCGTGCAGGCCTCCGATGGCTACCGCGAGCACGACAACTCCAGCAAATATGCGTTGGGCGGCAAATGGTTCTACGGCAGCCTCGACGACGGCATGCGCATCGGCCTGACCGCACGCGTCTATCACAACCAGGCCGACGAACCCGGCTTCATGACCGCAGCGGAAATGCAGGCAGACCGTCGCAGCTCGGACCTGCGCAACCGCAACGACGGCGACGACCGCGACATGCGCCAGGTCGGCGTCCATATGGACCTGAAGCTGGCGGAAGGACTGTTTTTAGGCACCAGGCTTTACTACAACCGCTATCTGGACGACCGCCAGGTGACCTTCAGCGACCTGCCCACCGGCAACGCGCCCCGCCAGCGCCGCATCTGGGACGAGACCCAGGTCGGCATGCTCAACACGCTGACCTGGCGCAGCAGCGACACGCTCACCCTGGAAGGCGGCGTCAACTACGAACATCAGGACAACGCCTACCGACGCGAGCGCTTCAGCTACGCCGAGCCCACCAATTTCAACGCCGCCCCGGCACGCATCCAGAACGACGACCGCCATACCTTCGACAACTGGGGCGCCTACGTGCAGGCGATCTATCAGCCGATCGAGGCGCTGAAGATCGTGCCGGCCTACCGCGTGGACCGCTTCGACGGCCACACCCAACTGCCCGGCGGCGTTCGCGCACCGCTGCAGCGCTACGGCACCATCGAGCAGCCGAAACTGAGCGTGGTCTACGCCTTCACCCCGACCACCAACGTCTATGCCAACTGGGGCCGCAGCTTCCAGGTGCTGACCGGCTCCACTGCGCCGGCTTACCTCACCGCCGGGCAGCTAGACGTGCGCCCGTCCACCAATACCGGCATGGAGCTGGGCATGAAATTCAGCCCGTTCCATGGGAGCCAGGCGCGCATCGCGGTGTGGCAGCAGGACGCGGCCAACGAAGTCTCCAACATGCCCGCCACCGGCACCACCGTCACCCTGGGCAAGACACGCCGGCGTGGCGTGGATGCGCAGATCAATGCGCAGCTGGGCGACAGGTGGACGCTATGGGCATCGCACGCGTATCAGGAAGCGAAGATCGAACGCGACGACCGCGATGCCAGCGTGTCGCTGGTCGGCCGCGAAGTGGCCGCAACGCCGCGTTACATCAGCAACATCGGCGTCGAATACCGCCCGACCGCTGCGCTGCGCCTGGGCATGCAGGGCCGCGCGCAAGGCGATTACTACCTGGAAGAGCGCAACGTGGCCGGCAAGTACGGCGGCTTCGCCACCCTGGATCTCACCGCCAGATACACCATCAACCCGGCCTGGAGCGTGGATCTGCAGGTCCGCAACGCCACCGGCCGCGAGTACGCCTACGTGTGGTACGACAGCTTCTTCTGGACGCAGGCACAGCCGATGTTTTCGCCAGCGGCAGGGCGCCAGCTCTATCTTGGCCTGAACATGAAGCTGTAA
- a CDS encoding 2OG-Fe(II) oxygenase translates to MKLTDIPTALADWIVAQALAGQPPEQALQPLLDRGWDEQDAIDAVEALVRAHIQQHAQTHGLPLPVRVPALLHDSDAALLDLGDRQVRVLMRMRLPRVMVLGDFLSDAECDALIALAQPRLARSRTVDNANGTQVVHAARTSDSMCLQLGQDALCQRIEARIARLLDWPVDHGEGLQVLRYSTGAEYQPHYDYFDPDAAGTPVLLQAGGQRVASMVMYLNTPDRGGATRFPDVHLEIAAIKGNAVFFSYDRPHPMTRSLHAGAPVLAGEKWVATKWLRERAARMPG, encoded by the coding sequence ATGAAACTCACCGATATCCCCACCGCCCTGGCAGACTGGATCGTGGCGCAGGCCCTGGCTGGCCAGCCGCCCGAACAAGCACTGCAACCGCTGCTGGATCGTGGCTGGGACGAACAGGACGCCATCGATGCAGTCGAAGCGCTGGTGCGTGCGCACATCCAGCAGCATGCGCAGACACATGGATTGCCGCTGCCGGTTCGCGTGCCGGCGCTACTGCACGACAGCGATGCCGCGCTGCTGGATCTGGGCGATCGTCAGGTGCGTGTGTTGATGCGCATGCGCTTGCCGCGCGTGATGGTGCTGGGTGATTTTCTGTCCGATGCCGAATGCGATGCATTGATCGCCCTGGCGCAGCCACGCCTTGCGCGCTCACGCACCGTGGACAACGCCAACGGCACGCAGGTGGTGCATGCCGCGCGCACCAGCGACAGCATGTGTCTGCAACTCGGGCAGGATGCGCTCTGTCAACGCATCGAAGCGCGTATCGCCCGCCTGCTCGACTGGCCGGTGGATCACGGCGAAGGCTTGCAGGTTCTGCGCTACAGCACCGGCGCCGAATATCAGCCGCACTACGATTACTTCGACCCCGACGCAGCGGGCACGCCAGTGTTGCTGCAGGCAGGCGGGCAACGCGTCGCCTCGATGGTGATGTACCTCAACACACCCGACCGCGGCGGGGCCACGCGCTTTCCCGATGTGCATCTGGAGATTGCCGCGATCAAGGGCAATGCGGTGTTTTTCAGCTACGACCGCCCGCATCCGATGACACGTAGCCTGCATGCCGGCGCCCCGGTGCTGGCCGGCGAAAAGTGGGTGGCGACCAAATGGCTGCGCGAACGCGCAGCGCGCATGCCCGGCTGA